From the genome of Primulina eburnea isolate SZY01 chromosome 12, ASM2296580v1, whole genome shotgun sequence, one region includes:
- the LOC140806587 gene encoding AP-2 complex subunit sigma-like: protein MIRFIILQNRQGKTRLAKYYIPLEESEKHKVEYEVHRLVVHRDPKHTNFVEFRTHKVIYRRYAGLFFSLCVDITDNELAYLECIHLFVEILDHFFSNVCELDLVFNFHKVYLILDEFILAGELQETSKKAIIERMGELEKQE from the exons ATG ATCCGATTCATAATATTACAGAACAGGCAAGGAAAAACTCGACTGGCCAAATATTACATACCTCTCGAGGAATCCGAGAAGCATAAGGTCGAGTACgag GTTCATCGATTGGTTGTCCATAGAGATCCCAAACATACCAATTTTGTGGAG TTCCGAACCCACAAGGTTATCTACAGGCGATATGCTGGATTATTTTTCTCATTGTGTGTAGATATTACCGACAATGAGCTAGCTTACCTGGAATGCATCCACTTATTTGTGGAGATACTGGATCATTTTTTCAGCAATGTTTGCGAGCTAGATTTGGTATTTAACTTCCACAAG GTTTACCTTATATTAGACGAGTTCATTCTTGCTGGGGAACTCCAAGAAACAAGCAAGAAG GCAATCATAGAGAGAATGGGGGAATTGGAAAAGCAGGAATAA
- the LOC140806585 gene encoding uncharacterized protein isoform X3 has product MGSVGFCGESEPQPSTSNNKKFKLPRKLLDERCAVNHAAIPRKLRSAIKKRGLESMPNSKKQNRLYDGVETLRKSGAKKSRLNMKQGHITKDEKEVAETLYLLANMFYDAIKTDERGFGVHPSETNSSTVLETGSTMTAAQAFLIPICYAIYIPQSTDAGKIAARATVEALCQTSNLEESTSKIAQLKSFDDPLLSKLPISKQYPILLASEDQTNLVTSASKTKIFALATVPSDRGITMEQVAAPGIQNCPREDKNNVCEVDLLLWRPSLSSTVTQGTETPESCPRSSINKLPAWFETTNHVIQHPTPEESFTKNKHHLVQAEPMRLRKRCSAHIYICHLIKVMQVSDRKEGLPGTLFEPGSHINIEYQKNGIDHTSGPLSFSVSSIQDTILLHKSLFQDQQQASKMHASCSSLKQGSDFLSLAGNSDEVLKQFHSSYMQSQNNLAMLLPQPQNCYSTIHDRSSAVATEQLPPFHSSRIAAQFAAQSPPAGLPTTYLQERENGESDSSFFVNCAQARQLFPHLHSSPGLNYQQFPQQQFNTIHPPPSLSNVKGHGLRLPSGFDRNRATCYPGNMSQLQIFCNQQRL; this is encoded by the exons ATGGGTTCTGTTGGATTTTGTGGTGAATCTGAACCTCAGCCTAGTACTAGTAATAACAAGAAATTCAAGTTGCCCAGAAAG CTTCTGGATGAACGTTGTGCAGTTAATCATGCTGCAATTCCTAGGAAGCTACGGTCTG CCATCAAGAAACGAGGCCTTGAGTCTATGCCAAATTCGAAGAAACAAAATCGGTTGTATGATGGAGTTGAAACACTCCGGAAAAGCGGGGCCAAGAAATCCAGACTGAATATG AAACAAGGACATATCACTAAGGATGAGAAAGAAGTGGCCGAGACCTTGTATCTTTTAGCCAACATGTTCTATGATGCTATCAAGACTGATGAGAGAGGATTTGGTGTTCACCCTTCGGAAACAAATTCTTCAACTGTACTAGAAACGGGGAGCACCATGACCGCAGCTCAAG CTTTCTTGATTCCTATTTGTTATGCCATCTACATCCCACAAAGCACAGATGCTGGCAAAATTGCCGCAAGAGCAACCGTTGAAGCGCTCTGTCAAACTTCAAATTTGGAAGAATCAACATCAAAAATTGCTCAGTTAAAATCTTTTGACGATCCTCTGCTTTCCAAGCTCCCCATTAGCAAGCAATATCCCATCCTCTTGGCTTCTGAAGATCAAACCAATTTAGTCACTAGTGCCAG CAAAACAAAAATATTTGCTCTAGCTACTGTGCCAAGTGATCGGGGAATCACCATGGAACAG GTTGCAGCTCCTGGGATCCAAAATTGCCCCAGGGAGGACAAAAATAATG TTTGCGAGGTAGATTTACTTCTTTGGCGTCCAAGCTTGTCTTCAACAGTAACTCAGGGCACCGAGACTCCGGAATCCTGCCCACG ATCCTCCATTAACAAACTTCCTGCCTGGTTTGAGACTACAAATCATGTCATCCAGCATCCTACACCTGAAGAAAGTTTTACCAAGAATAAG CACCATTTAGTCCAGGCTGAACCAATGAGGTTGCGGAAGAGATGTTCTGCTCATATTTACATCTGTCATTTGATCAAAGTCATGCAAGTATCAGACAGAAAGGAAGGATTACCGGGGACACTCTTTGAGCCAGGATCGCATATAAATATTGAGTATCAAAAAAATGGGATTGATCACACGAGTGGTCCTTTGTCTTTCAGCGTCAGTTCAATCCAAGATACCATTCTTTTGCATAAGAGTCTCTTTCAAGATCAGCAGCAGGCCTCAAAAATGCATGCCTCGTGTTCTTCACTTAAGCAG GGTTCAGATTTCTTATCTTTGGCTGGAAACAGTGATGAGGTGCTGAAACAATTTCACTCGTCATACATGCAGTCACAAAATAACTTGGCTATGCTTTTACCACAGCCCCAGAATTGTTATTCAACAATCCATGATCGATCTTCTGCTGTGGCCACAGAGCAG CTACCCCCATTTCATAGCAGCCGAATTGCGGCTCAATTTGCAGCTCAATCTCCTCCTGCTGGACTTCCCACCACATATTTACAGGAAAGGGAAAATGGAGAAAGTGACTCGTCTTTCTTTGTTAACTGTGCTCAGGCTCGACAGCTTTTCCCGCACTTGCATTCTTCACCTGGCTTAAATTATCAACAGTTTCCACAACAGCAGTTTAACACAATCCATCCACCACCATCACTCTCAAATGTGAAGGGACACGGCTTACGCCTCCCTTCAGGATTTGATAGAAACAGAGCAACATGCTATCCTGGTAATATGTCACAATTGCAAATATTCTGCAACCAGCAGCGTCTTTGA
- the LOC140806585 gene encoding uncharacterized protein isoform X1, with translation MGSVGFCGESEPQPSTSNNKKFKLPRKLLDERCAVNHAAIPRKLRSAIKKRGLESMPNSKKQNRLYDGVETLRKSGAKKSRLNMKQGHITKDEKEVAETLYLLANMFYDAIKTDERGFGVHPSETNSSTVLETGSTMTAAQAFLIPICYAIYIPQSTDAGKIAARATVEALCQTSNLEESTSKIAQLKSFDDPLLSKLPISKQYPILLASEDQTNLVTSASKTKIFALATVPSDRGITMEQVAAPGIQNCPREDKNNDLLLWRPSLSSTVTQGTETPESCPRSSINKLPAWFETTNHVIQHPTPEESFTKNKHHLVQAEPMRLRKRCSAHIYICHLIKVMQVSDRKEGLPGTLFEPGSHINIEYQKNGIDHTSGPLSFSVSSIQDTILLHKSLFQDQQQASKMHASCSSLKQVSSLVTVSDRLFVCHVSWTIKFLQGSDFLSLAGNSDEVLKQFHSSYMQSQNNLAMLLPQPQNCYSTIHDRSSAVATEQLPPFHSSRIAAQFAAQSPPAGLPTTYLQERENGESDSSFFVNCAQARQLFPHLHSSPGLNYQQFPQQQFNTIHPPPSLSNVKGHGLRLPSGFDRNRATCYPGNMSQLQIFCNQQRL, from the exons ATGGGTTCTGTTGGATTTTGTGGTGAATCTGAACCTCAGCCTAGTACTAGTAATAACAAGAAATTCAAGTTGCCCAGAAAG CTTCTGGATGAACGTTGTGCAGTTAATCATGCTGCAATTCCTAGGAAGCTACGGTCTG CCATCAAGAAACGAGGCCTTGAGTCTATGCCAAATTCGAAGAAACAAAATCGGTTGTATGATGGAGTTGAAACACTCCGGAAAAGCGGGGCCAAGAAATCCAGACTGAATATG AAACAAGGACATATCACTAAGGATGAGAAAGAAGTGGCCGAGACCTTGTATCTTTTAGCCAACATGTTCTATGATGCTATCAAGACTGATGAGAGAGGATTTGGTGTTCACCCTTCGGAAACAAATTCTTCAACTGTACTAGAAACGGGGAGCACCATGACCGCAGCTCAAG CTTTCTTGATTCCTATTTGTTATGCCATCTACATCCCACAAAGCACAGATGCTGGCAAAATTGCCGCAAGAGCAACCGTTGAAGCGCTCTGTCAAACTTCAAATTTGGAAGAATCAACATCAAAAATTGCTCAGTTAAAATCTTTTGACGATCCTCTGCTTTCCAAGCTCCCCATTAGCAAGCAATATCCCATCCTCTTGGCTTCTGAAGATCAAACCAATTTAGTCACTAGTGCCAG CAAAACAAAAATATTTGCTCTAGCTACTGTGCCAAGTGATCGGGGAATCACCATGGAACAG GTTGCAGCTCCTGGGATCCAAAATTGCCCCAGGGAGGACAAAAATAATG ATTTACTTCTTTGGCGTCCAAGCTTGTCTTCAACAGTAACTCAGGGCACCGAGACTCCGGAATCCTGCCCACG ATCCTCCATTAACAAACTTCCTGCCTGGTTTGAGACTACAAATCATGTCATCCAGCATCCTACACCTGAAGAAAGTTTTACCAAGAATAAG CACCATTTAGTCCAGGCTGAACCAATGAGGTTGCGGAAGAGATGTTCTGCTCATATTTACATCTGTCATTTGATCAAAGTCATGCAAGTATCAGACAGAAAGGAAGGATTACCGGGGACACTCTTTGAGCCAGGATCGCATATAAATATTGAGTATCAAAAAAATGGGATTGATCACACGAGTGGTCCTTTGTCTTTCAGCGTCAGTTCAATCCAAGATACCATTCTTTTGCATAAGAGTCTCTTTCAAGATCAGCAGCAGGCCTCAAAAATGCATGCCTCGTGTTCTTCACTTAAGCAGGTGAGTTCATTGGTGACAGTGTCTGATAGATTGTTTGTTTGTCATGTATCTTGGACAATAAAGTTTTTGCAGGGTTCAGATTTCTTATCTTTGGCTGGAAACAGTGATGAGGTGCTGAAACAATTTCACTCGTCATACATGCAGTCACAAAATAACTTGGCTATGCTTTTACCACAGCCCCAGAATTGTTATTCAACAATCCATGATCGATCTTCTGCTGTGGCCACAGAGCAG CTACCCCCATTTCATAGCAGCCGAATTGCGGCTCAATTTGCAGCTCAATCTCCTCCTGCTGGACTTCCCACCACATATTTACAGGAAAGGGAAAATGGAGAAAGTGACTCGTCTTTCTTTGTTAACTGTGCTCAGGCTCGACAGCTTTTCCCGCACTTGCATTCTTCACCTGGCTTAAATTATCAACAGTTTCCACAACAGCAGTTTAACACAATCCATCCACCACCATCACTCTCAAATGTGAAGGGACACGGCTTACGCCTCCCTTCAGGATTTGATAGAAACAGAGCAACATGCTATCCTGGTAATATGTCACAATTGCAAATATTCTGCAACCAGCAGCGTCTTTGA
- the LOC140806585 gene encoding uncharacterized protein isoform X2, with amino-acid sequence MGSVGFCGESEPQPSTSNNKKFKLPRKLLDERCAVNHAAIPRKLRSAIKKRGLESMPNSKKQNRLYDGVETLRKSGAKKSRLNMKQGHITKDEKEVAETLYLLANMFYDAIKTDERGFGVHPSETNSSTVLETGSTMTAAQDAGKIAARATVEALCQTSNLEESTSKIAQLKSFDDPLLSKLPISKQYPILLASEDQTNLVTSASKTKIFALATVPSDRGITMEQVAAPGIQNCPREDKNNVCEVDLLLWRPSLSSTVTQGTETPESCPRSSINKLPAWFETTNHVIQHPTPEESFTKNKHHLVQAEPMRLRKRCSAHIYICHLIKVMQVSDRKEGLPGTLFEPGSHINIEYQKNGIDHTSGPLSFSVSSIQDTILLHKSLFQDQQQASKMHASCSSLKQVSSLVTVSDRLFVCHVSWTIKFLQGSDFLSLAGNSDEVLKQFHSSYMQSQNNLAMLLPQPQNCYSTIHDRSSAVATEQLPPFHSSRIAAQFAAQSPPAGLPTTYLQERENGESDSSFFVNCAQARQLFPHLHSSPGLNYQQFPQQQFNTIHPPPSLSNVKGHGLRLPSGFDRNRATCYPGNMSQLQIFCNQQRL; translated from the exons ATGGGTTCTGTTGGATTTTGTGGTGAATCTGAACCTCAGCCTAGTACTAGTAATAACAAGAAATTCAAGTTGCCCAGAAAG CTTCTGGATGAACGTTGTGCAGTTAATCATGCTGCAATTCCTAGGAAGCTACGGTCTG CCATCAAGAAACGAGGCCTTGAGTCTATGCCAAATTCGAAGAAACAAAATCGGTTGTATGATGGAGTTGAAACACTCCGGAAAAGCGGGGCCAAGAAATCCAGACTGAATATG AAACAAGGACATATCACTAAGGATGAGAAAGAAGTGGCCGAGACCTTGTATCTTTTAGCCAACATGTTCTATGATGCTATCAAGACTGATGAGAGAGGATTTGGTGTTCACCCTTCGGAAACAAATTCTTCAACTGTACTAGAAACGGGGAGCACCATGACCGCAGCTCAAG ATGCTGGCAAAATTGCCGCAAGAGCAACCGTTGAAGCGCTCTGTCAAACTTCAAATTTGGAAGAATCAACATCAAAAATTGCTCAGTTAAAATCTTTTGACGATCCTCTGCTTTCCAAGCTCCCCATTAGCAAGCAATATCCCATCCTCTTGGCTTCTGAAGATCAAACCAATTTAGTCACTAGTGCCAG CAAAACAAAAATATTTGCTCTAGCTACTGTGCCAAGTGATCGGGGAATCACCATGGAACAG GTTGCAGCTCCTGGGATCCAAAATTGCCCCAGGGAGGACAAAAATAATG TTTGCGAGGTAGATTTACTTCTTTGGCGTCCAAGCTTGTCTTCAACAGTAACTCAGGGCACCGAGACTCCGGAATCCTGCCCACG ATCCTCCATTAACAAACTTCCTGCCTGGTTTGAGACTACAAATCATGTCATCCAGCATCCTACACCTGAAGAAAGTTTTACCAAGAATAAG CACCATTTAGTCCAGGCTGAACCAATGAGGTTGCGGAAGAGATGTTCTGCTCATATTTACATCTGTCATTTGATCAAAGTCATGCAAGTATCAGACAGAAAGGAAGGATTACCGGGGACACTCTTTGAGCCAGGATCGCATATAAATATTGAGTATCAAAAAAATGGGATTGATCACACGAGTGGTCCTTTGTCTTTCAGCGTCAGTTCAATCCAAGATACCATTCTTTTGCATAAGAGTCTCTTTCAAGATCAGCAGCAGGCCTCAAAAATGCATGCCTCGTGTTCTTCACTTAAGCAGGTGAGTTCATTGGTGACAGTGTCTGATAGATTGTTTGTTTGTCATGTATCTTGGACAATAAAGTTTTTGCAGGGTTCAGATTTCTTATCTTTGGCTGGAAACAGTGATGAGGTGCTGAAACAATTTCACTCGTCATACATGCAGTCACAAAATAACTTGGCTATGCTTTTACCACAGCCCCAGAATTGTTATTCAACAATCCATGATCGATCTTCTGCTGTGGCCACAGAGCAG CTACCCCCATTTCATAGCAGCCGAATTGCGGCTCAATTTGCAGCTCAATCTCCTCCTGCTGGACTTCCCACCACATATTTACAGGAAAGGGAAAATGGAGAAAGTGACTCGTCTTTCTTTGTTAACTGTGCTCAGGCTCGACAGCTTTTCCCGCACTTGCATTCTTCACCTGGCTTAAATTATCAACAGTTTCCACAACAGCAGTTTAACACAATCCATCCACCACCATCACTCTCAAATGTGAAGGGACACGGCTTACGCCTCCCTTCAGGATTTGATAGAAACAGAGCAACATGCTATCCTGGTAATATGTCACAATTGCAAATATTCTGCAACCAGCAGCGTCTTTGA
- the LOC140807009 gene encoding uncharacterized protein isoform X1 produces the protein MEDLVNRSSVLRERVKGSTKKPINAATKWLKRQPPKAKVSLAVGAAVFTIFFLRLVVEDHDNLFIAAEVVHAIGISLLIYKLTQEKTCAGLSLKSQELTAMFLAARLYCSLVMEYDIHTLLDLATLATTSWVIYVIRYKLNSSYMDDKDMFSLYYVVIPCALLSVAIHPSTQHHVVNRIIWAFCVYLEAVSVLPQLHLMQNTKIVEPFTANYVFALGVSRFLSCAHWVLQVLDTGGRLLTVLGYGLWPSMVLVSEIVQTFILADFCYYYVKSLVGGHLVLRLPSGVV, from the exons ATGGAGGATCTTGTAAACCGAAGCTCTGTTCTGAGAGAGAGGGTAAAGGGCAGCACGAAGAAACCAATCAACGCCGCCACGAAGTGGCTAAAGAGGCAGCCGCCGAAAGCCAAGGTGTCATTGGCGGTGGGTGCCGCCGTCTTCACCATCTTCTTTCTCCGGCTCGTCGTGGAAGATCACGACAATCTCTTCATCGCCGCCGAGGTCGTTCACGCCATTGGCATTTCTCTCCTCATCTACAAGCTTACCCAAGAGAAAACATGCGCCG GTCTGTCACTCAAGTCCCAAGAGCTGACGGCTATGTTTTTAGCTGCTAGACTCTACTGCAGTCTAGTAATGGAATATGATATCCACACGCTGCTCGATCTTGCAACATTAGCAACTACCTCGTGGGTCATTTATGTGATTCGTTATAAATTGAATTCAAGTTACATGGACGACAAAGACATGTTTTCCCTTTATTACGTC GTGATACCATGTGCTTTACTATCTGTTGCTATTCACCCATCGACTCAGCATCATGTTGTCAATCGCATTATCTGGGCTTTTTGCGTGTACTTGGAGGCTGTTTCGGTCCTTCCTCAGCTTCATCTTATGCAAAACACAAAG ATTGTTGAACCGTTCACTGCAAATTATGTATTTGCCCTCGGAGTTTCCAGGTTCTTGAGCTGTGCACATTGGGTTCTTCAG GTATTGGATACAGGAGGACGATTGCTGACAGTGTTAGGCTATGGACTATGGCCTTCCATGGTTCTGGTATCAGAGATCGTCCAGACTTTTATACTGGCTGATTTCTGCTACTACTATGTTAAGAG TCTCGTTGGTGGACATCTTGTGCTACGGCTCCCTTCCGGGGTGGTGTGA
- the LOC140807009 gene encoding uncharacterized protein isoform X2, translated as MEDLVNRSSVLRERVKGSTKKPINAATKWLKRQPPKAKVSLAVGAAVFTIFFLRLVVEDHDNLFIAAEVVHAIGISLLIYKLTQEKTCAGLSLKSQELTAMFLAARLYCSLVMEYDIHTLLDLATLATTSWVIYVIRYKLNSSYMDDKDMFSLYYVVIPCALLSVAIHPSTQHHVVNRIIWAFCVYLEAVSVLPQLHLMQNTKVLELCTLGSSGIGYRRTIADSVRLWTMAFHGSGIRDRPDFYTG; from the exons ATGGAGGATCTTGTAAACCGAAGCTCTGTTCTGAGAGAGAGGGTAAAGGGCAGCACGAAGAAACCAATCAACGCCGCCACGAAGTGGCTAAAGAGGCAGCCGCCGAAAGCCAAGGTGTCATTGGCGGTGGGTGCCGCCGTCTTCACCATCTTCTTTCTCCGGCTCGTCGTGGAAGATCACGACAATCTCTTCATCGCCGCCGAGGTCGTTCACGCCATTGGCATTTCTCTCCTCATCTACAAGCTTACCCAAGAGAAAACATGCGCCG GTCTGTCACTCAAGTCCCAAGAGCTGACGGCTATGTTTTTAGCTGCTAGACTCTACTGCAGTCTAGTAATGGAATATGATATCCACACGCTGCTCGATCTTGCAACATTAGCAACTACCTCGTGGGTCATTTATGTGATTCGTTATAAATTGAATTCAAGTTACATGGACGACAAAGACATGTTTTCCCTTTATTACGTC GTGATACCATGTGCTTTACTATCTGTTGCTATTCACCCATCGACTCAGCATCATGTTGTCAATCGCATTATCTGGGCTTTTTGCGTGTACTTGGAGGCTGTTTCGGTCCTTCCTCAGCTTCATCTTATGCAAAACACAAAG GTTCTTGAGCTGTGCACATTGGGTTCTTCAG GTATTGGATACAGGAGGACGATTGCTGACAGTGTTAGGCTATGGACTATGGCCTTCCATGGTTCTGGTATCAGAGATCGTCCAGACTTTTATACTGGCTGA
- the LOC140807008 gene encoding probable alkaline/neutral invertase B yields the protein MSPTSNVSQNGTSKHQDSNSSIFEIGDSDLSRLLNRPRPLTIERKRSFDERSFSEMSISSPPRQFYRNSENSSRLFDSFSGIGSPRSFSCVETHPIVSEAWVALQRSIVHFRGQPVGTIAALDHSTEELNYDQVFVRDFVPSALAFLMNGEPEIVKNFLLKTLRLQSWEKKVDNFTLGAGVMPASFKVLHDPVRDHETLIADFGECAIGRVAPVDSGFWWIILLRAYTKSTGDASLAELPECQRGIRLILTLCLSEGFDTFPTLLCADGCSMIDRRMGIYGYPIEIQALFFMALRCALLLLKNDEEGKDCTDRIVKRLHALSYHMRSYFWLDIKQLNDIYRYKTEEYSHTAVNKFNVMPDSLPDWVFNFVPSRGGYFIGNVSPARMDFRWFCLGNCIAILSSLATPEQASAIMDLIESRWEELVGEMPLKICYPAMESHEWRIVTGCDPKNTSWSYHNGGSWPVLLWLLTAACIKSGRVQLAKRAIELAETRLLKDHWPEYYDGKLGRYMGKQARKNQTWSIAGYLVAKMMLEDPSNLGMISLEEDKQMKPHMKRSASWMC from the exons ATGTCTCCTACTTCTAATGTTTCTCAAAATGGAACTTCAAAACACCAAGACTCCAATTCATCCATCTTCGAGATCGGAGACTCAGATTTGTCTAGACTACTGAACAGGCCGAGGCCTTTAACTATCGAAAGGAAGAGATCCTTTGACGAAAGATCCTTCAGCGAAATGTCGATTTCGTCCCCACCACGCCAGTTTTACCGAAACAGCGAGAACTCGTCTCGTCTTTTTGATAGTTTTTCAGGCATAGGCTCCCCTAGATCATTTAGTTGTGTAGAGACGCACCCTATAGTGTCCGAGGCGTGGGTAGCCTTGCAGCGTTCCATAGTCCATTTCCGAGGGCAGCCCGTGGGGACCATTGCAGCGTTGGATCATTCTACCGAAGAACTCAACTATGATCAG GTGTTTGTCCGAGACTTTGTTCCTAGTGCACTAGCATTCTTGATGAATGGTGAACCCGAAATTGTCAAGAATTTTCTTCTTAAAACACTACGGCTCCAATCCTGGGAGAAAAAGGTGGACAATTTCACTCTAGGGGCAGGGGTTATGCCAGCAAGTTTCAAAGTACTGCACGATCCTGTTAGGGACCATGAAACGCTGATAGCCGATTTTGGTGAATGTGCTATTGGTCGAGTGGCTCCTGTCGACTCTGGTTTCTGGTGGATTATTCTTCTTCGAGCCTATACAAAGTCTACAGGCGATGCCTCTTTGGCTGAATTGCCCGAATGCCAGAGGGGAATCAGACTCATCCTGACTCTTTGCCTTTCGGAAGGCTTTGATACATTCCCCACGCTTCTGTGTGCTGATGGTTGCTCCATGATTGATCGCCGAATG GGTATTTATGGGTATCCTATCGAGATACAAGCTCTATTTTTCATGGCCCTGAGGTGTGCTTTGCTTCTACTAAAAAACGATGAAGAGGGCAAGGATTGTACAGATAGAATAGTTAAACGTCTCCATGCATTAAGCTATCACATGAGGAGTTACTTCTGGCTTGATATCAAACAGCTCAACGATATATACCGGTACAAAACCGAAGAGTATTCGCACACAGCAGTAAACAAGTTCAATGTTATGCCCGATTCACTCCCTGATTGGGTTTTCAATTTCGTTCCAAGCCGTGGCGGTTACTTCATTGGAAACGTTAGTCCCGCAAGAATGGACTTTCGTTGGTTTTGCTTAGGAAACTGCATTGCTATTTTGTCCTCTTTGGCAACACCAGAGCAAGCTTCGGCTATAATGGATCTGATTGAATCGCGATGGGAGGAGTTGGTTGGAGAAATGCCGTTGAAGATTTGTTATCCAGCTATGGAGAGTCATGAATGGAGGATAGTAACAGGCTGTGATCCAAAAAACACTAGCTGGAGTTACCATAATGGTGGTTCTTGGCCAG TCCTCTTATGGCTTCTCACGGCAGCATGCATCAAATCAGGACGAGTTCAACTAGCAAAACGAGCAATCGAACTAGCTGAGACACGTCTGTTGAAGGATCATTGGCCCGAATATTATGATGGTAAGCTGGGCCGTTACATGGGGAAGCAGGCTCGAAAGAATCAAACATGGTCGATCGCAGGATACTTGGTGGCTAAGATGATGCTGGAGGATCCCTCAAACTTGGGTATGATATCACTTGAGGAAGACAAACAGATGAAGCCACACATGAAAAGATCTGCTTCTTGGATGTGTTGA